In Podarcis muralis chromosome 14, rPodMur119.hap1.1, whole genome shotgun sequence, one genomic interval encodes:
- the ARL6IP1 gene encoding ADP-ribosylation factor-like protein 6-interacting protein 1 isoform X2 — protein sequence MAEGDNRSTNQLAAETASLEEQLQGWGEVILVTDKILRWEKPWFPPAMIAVVSFIFLMIYYLDPSVLSGVSCFVMLLCLADYLVPALAPRIFGSSKWTTEQQQRFHEICSNLVKTRRGIVGWWKRLFTFKEEKPKMYFMTMLCSLAVIAWIGQQVHNLFLTYLIVSCFLLFPGLNKHGIISKYAGMAKREVNKLLKQKEKKNE from the exons ATGGCGGAGGGCGACAATAGGAGCACCAACCAGCTG GCTGCAGAGACAGCTAGCTTGGAAGAGCAGTTGCAAGGATGGGGTGAAGTGATTCTGGTGACAGACAAAATCCTTCGTTGGGAAAAACCATGGTTTCCACCTGCTATGATTGCTGTAGTTTCCTTCATCTTTCT GATGATCTACTACTTGGACCCATCTGTTCTTTCaggtgtttcttgctttgttatgCTGCTTTGTTTGGCTGACTACCTTGTACCTGCTCTTGCTCCTAGAATTTTTGGCTCCAGTAAATG GACTACTGAGCAACAGCAGCGGTTCCATGAAATTTGTAGCAACCTGGTAAAAACACGGCGTGGAATTGTTGGTTGGTGGAAACGTCTTTTCACATTTAAGGAGGAAAAGCCTAAAATG TACTTCATGACAATGCTCTGTTCCTTAGCTGTGATTGCTTGGATAGGACAGCAAGTTCATAACCTCTTCCTCACCTACCTTATTG TGAGCTGCTTCTTGTTGTTTCCTGGGTTAAACAAGCACGGAATAATTTCAAAATATGCTGGAATGGCAAAAAGGGAGGTCAACAAACTCCTGAagcaaaaggagaagaaaaacgaATGA
- the ARL6IP1 gene encoding ADP-ribosylation factor-like protein 6-interacting protein 1 isoform X1, with protein MGGAAELIKGEGGRGGEGFLLARPTGKQKGGVSSGGGVAWKARRRRRGLTRDGLRGVGEKESAESSCLGHTKWRRATIGAPTSWWAAETASLEEQLQGWGEVILVTDKILRWEKPWFPPAMIAVVSFIFLMIYYLDPSVLSGVSCFVMLLCLADYLVPALAPRIFGSSKWTTEQQQRFHEICSNLVKTRRGIVGWWKRLFTFKEEKPKMYFMTMLCSLAVIAWIGQQVHNLFLTYLIVSCFLLFPGLNKHGIISKYAGMAKREVNKLLKQKEKKNE; from the exons ATGGGCGGGGCCGCCGAGCTCATAAAAGGGGAAGGAGGGCGAGGCGGCGAAGGGTTCTTGCTCGCGAGGCCGACGGGGAAGCAGAAAGGAGGTGTTTCTTCgggagggggcgtggcctggaAGGCTAGGCGGAGGAGGCGGGGCTTAACCCGTGACGGTTTGcgaggggtgggagagaaggagTCTGCCGAAAGCAGCTGTCTGGGCCACACAAAATGGCGGAGGGCGACAATAGGAGCACCAACCAGCTGGTGG GCTGCAGAGACAGCTAGCTTGGAAGAGCAGTTGCAAGGATGGGGTGAAGTGATTCTGGTGACAGACAAAATCCTTCGTTGGGAAAAACCATGGTTTCCACCTGCTATGATTGCTGTAGTTTCCTTCATCTTTCT GATGATCTACTACTTGGACCCATCTGTTCTTTCaggtgtttcttgctttgttatgCTGCTTTGTTTGGCTGACTACCTTGTACCTGCTCTTGCTCCTAGAATTTTTGGCTCCAGTAAATG GACTACTGAGCAACAGCAGCGGTTCCATGAAATTTGTAGCAACCTGGTAAAAACACGGCGTGGAATTGTTGGTTGGTGGAAACGTCTTTTCACATTTAAGGAGGAAAAGCCTAAAATG TACTTCATGACAATGCTCTGTTCCTTAGCTGTGATTGCTTGGATAGGACAGCAAGTTCATAACCTCTTCCTCACCTACCTTATTG TGAGCTGCTTCTTGTTGTTTCCTGGGTTAAACAAGCACGGAATAATTTCAAAATATGCTGGAATGGCAAAAAGGGAGGTCAACAAACTCCTGAagcaaaaggagaagaaaaacgaATGA
- the RPS15A gene encoding small ribosomal subunit protein uS8, whose translation MVRMNVLADALKSINNAEKRGKRQVLIRPCSKVIVRFLTVMMKHGYIGEFEIIDDHRAGKIVVNLTGRLNKCGVISPRFDVQLKDLEKWQNNLLPSRQFGYIVLTTSAGIMDHEEARRKHTGGKILGFFF comes from the exons ATGGTGCGCATGAACGTTCTGGCAGATGCTCTAAAAAGCATCAACAATGCTGAGAAGCGTGGAAAACGTCAAGTACTCATCAGACCATGCTCGAAAGTTATTGTCCGGTTCTTAACCGTGATGATGAAGCATG GTTACATAGGTGAATTTGAGATCATTGACGATCACAGAGCTGGGAAGATTGTCGTTAATCTCACAGGCAGACTCAACAAG TGTGGTGTGATCAGCCCCAGATTTGATGTCCAACTGAAGGATTTGGAAAAGTGGCAGAACAACCTGCTACCTTCACGTCAGTTTGG GTACATTGTGCTGACAACTTCAGCTGGCATCATGGACCACGAGGAAGCTAGGCGAAAACACACAGGAGGAAAAATCCTGGGATTCTTTTTCTAA